The following nucleotide sequence is from Hevea brasiliensis isolate MT/VB/25A 57/8 chromosome 7, ASM3005281v1, whole genome shotgun sequence.
ACCACTGTCTTCTTGTTCCCATGAGTCCCCATCTCCCCGTTCTTATAAAACTCACTCTTCCCGCTCCCACCACCCATTCCACCACAGCCAGATCCTCCAAAAAACTCATTGAAATCCCACCGATTGAACCTAGCTTGTTGTTTGTTAATGTTGTCCCCTTATCATCGAGGCCATGAAACTCAAAAGACTTAAGCCCCTCTTCCCTATATAGATCAAATATCTGATGCTTCTGTGAGTCGCTGAGGACATCGTAAGCTTAAGAAATTTGCTTCAACTTAGCTTTGACTTCTTTCTTGTTAATGGATTCTTGTCGGGATGCCACTTCATTGCCAGCCGCTAGGTCCCTTTGAGGTCATTGTCATTGGCGCTTCAATTAATTTTTCGTAGGTTATAGTAATCAACACCCATTTGTGTTGAAAGAGAGAGATTGTTGAATTGGATTGGATTGAAAGGGAGTGAATGAATGGGGAAAATGAGTTTTGGGTTTTGTAATTCAGAATTGGTGAAATGCCAGGTTCCAGAAAATTCTGGTAATTTTTGGATGGTGAAAGGAAATGGACAAGGACAGAGAAAGCAGTGTGTCGGCCAATTGAGGAATTACTTGGATGATCTACTGTAAACTTGCGTTGGAAGAGTGAAATTTCTGGATTTGATGAATGGGATCTGAGTGAAATTTTGAGTAGAGAAATTTATGTTTTTGTCTGTGTTCAGTCTCTTTTATTATTTACCTTCAATTATCCACGTGATTACCTCTTCGGTTTTGTTTTTGCCTTTGGTACCAGTTACTTAGGTCTTAGAGAATAGCTTTATTAGGAAAAGTGCCCATTTCAATACCCAGAAATCTAACAGATGAATAATCTAATAGTGTCCATTACTCCATTTCACTAAACTCTCAAAAACCCAAGACGAGATGAaatgaggggaaaaaaaaaacaaagagagGAAGACAAGCCTATGAGTTGAATGAGAGAGGAGTTAGAGCCAATGAAGTAGGTAGGGAACTGAAAGATGCGATTAAGTAATGAGGAAAACACAAAGGGAAAGAGAGGTTAGCGAAGCAGAGAGGGGTCTCGGTAGGGTTTTTATTTGAGGGTATAAAGGTGATTttaagttttttaattttttttaaatgatgccAGTGCCATATATGGTAAAGCAACCGGGAATTGGTTATAATAGGTGAAAGAGTTTTTGGTTGATTAAATTAAAGTTTACCGAGCTTTACGTtacaaattgaagtttagggACTGTAATGATACAATACCCTAAGTTCAGTGATGATGGGTGAAATTTACTCCAATATAACTTGATCCGAAATTTCAATATCTAGTTATTCCATGATCGACACCAACTCCTCTTCAACCCAAAGTACGAAGTAAAAAATGAGGGCCAAGGGCCTAATAAGCTACCAAGTTCAGCAATAAGATTATCAAATAGCTTTAACAAAGATGAAACCCTGTGATTCATATAGCATGTATATAAATCTCAGAAATCTAACTTCTTTGCCATATCACAGAGTCCAGGCTTCACCAAGATCAAGACATAaagcttaaaaaataaaaatttatgagtAAGAGTCAAAACCCACCACAACGTGCAGTTGGACATATTAAATAAACTTTCAAGTCAGACACATCCACTCCTAAAGTCATGGTCATCAATATAGTTAAGCAGCTTCTATTTATTCTTGATCCTAGCTTTCCCCTAGCCATTACATAATAGTCTCAGAACCTTAGTAAAAAAATGCCAAATCCCTACTGCTTGCAGAATGATAGAATGCTACCATTAAACTAAGAAAGGTTTAAACCTCAAAATCAGCTAAAGGATGCAGTCATTGTATCAAGATCAACACAAAAGTGGGAACTGACAGCcacataatttcaaaatttaccataaaaaaatttttttatacaGTGTCCAAAACTCTCAATTTCAACAGTCAAAATAAATTGAAGTAGAACCACCAAACTTACTCCTCTTGAGAACAGGCCATGGCCCAAGAAGAGAGAACATTAATCTGATTTTCGTTTCCACAGTCATATGCCAAGCCAAACCTTGATTTTTCTTGAGCCATCATATACCCCCCATAACTTCATAAGCTTTGTTTTTGACACCAAATGACCAATAATCAAGAGCCCTGATAACCCTTTCTAACAAGTAACAACTGTCCAGGACTACCAGAACAGCCAAAGTTGATCCTTTCCCAGCTATCTTCAAATTGTACACCTAATTGCATCCACGATTACAACTTCCAAACCGCATCTTTTTAACCACGGCATACCACTTTAGCTTAGTTCTAGGCGCCATTATTTCTATTTTTGCTAGTGCTGTTGCACATCAAATCAACCTCAACTTATGAGCAGATCCATCGCAGAACCCAGGAAGCATCAAAGCATATCACTTCTTAACAGATGTTAAGAGTAACTTTCTACTTGGGGCCAAAAAAATAAGAAGAAACTTAGTAATGATTTATCATACACCCAAGAAGAGAAATTCTAGAAATCTAGAACCACTCTGTCAAATCCACATACAGAAAAATGCAAGATTTAAAAAACCCATTACCTATTCCACTGAATTAGGTAAGCAAATGCCAAAGCCAAACAAAAATAAAAGCACACGCCCAAAATCCATAATTACCTTTATCAGCAAATTGCATATAGGAATCAACTTTTGAAGTAGGAGTGGGACTCTTATACTGGGCATTCTTGCTCCTCTCCCTTAATATCTCATCAATCTCCTTATAATAAGACATTTTGGCAGACCCACTCCCTCTATCTTGATGCTTAGACTTCTTGAACTCTTTCAACAAGTTCCTCCACTTGTCGGTACACATAGTGGGAGATCGATCGAATCCCTTTTCCCTCATTTTGGCCGATATTTGATCCCACAAGTGTTTGTTCGACTTAGAAGTATTGAACAAACCATCCATGTCTCGGCGAAGAGCTATCAAGCTTCGAGTTTCATCTTGAACCCATGTCTCAGCTCGCTTTTTAGGGGCTTTCACTTCATGGTTATCCTCACCACTGCTCTCGCCGAGAATCATCTGTTGTTGTTGGTGGTGCTGCTGCTGTTGCTGGTGAGGATTGTGAAGATGGTGCTGATGAGGTGTCAAATCACCACTGGTAGAGTCAACTTCGATAATCATGTTATCTCTGGTGGTGGTGGGCAGTACTTCTTCTTTATAGAAATCGATGGGTCTAGGCTTTTCCGATAAGTACATTGCTGAAGAAGATGAGATGTTTTGGGGGGTAATTGGTAGTTTTAGAAAGA
It contains:
- the LOC110640462 gene encoding trihelix transcription factor GT-1 isoform X3 — encoded protein: MYLSEKPRPIDFYKEEVLPTTTRDNMIIEVDSTSGDLTPHQHHLHNPHQQQQQHHQQQQMILGESSGEDNHEVKAPKKRAETWVQDETRSLIALRRDMDGLFNTSKSNKHLWDQISAKMREKGFDRSPTMCTDKWRNLLKEFKKSKHQDRGSGSAKMSYYKEIDEILRERSKNAQYKSPTPTSKVDSYMQFADKGFDDTSISFGPVEEVTTGALLISFSSGRSWLLQVFNGPLYVLLCLGILNFFIEE